The following are encoded together in the Salvia hispanica cultivar TCC Black 2014 chromosome 6, UniMelb_Shisp_WGS_1.0, whole genome shotgun sequence genome:
- the LOC125195981 gene encoding calcium-dependent protein kinase 26 isoform X1 has translation MGSRDMTLTHPFKCFKSSDMSNTILNLSQTGNFRERYVLGDQLGWGRFGIIRECSDKLTGEVLACKSISKERLVTEDDVWSVKLEIDILTKLSGHENVVDLKAVYEEEDYVHLLMELCAGGELFHRIEQLGRLSEHEAHVIFKQLMEVLIYCHDKRIVHRDLKPENILLVSRSSSTIKLADFGLATHIEPGNALRGTVGSPFYIAPEVLAGDYNQAADVWSAGVILYILLSGIPPFWGKTKSTIFDAVRAANLCFYSDIWDHISMSAKDLISGMLCLDPAKRLTAAQVLAHTWTKDAPRDTDKLYRQDIFQCEQSEVGSSSFSNLTIARDQDLSFCNGSPPVVNSEHEDSPTFSCQSSFYSSPMNQRTPSSKRDGVHSGSCCESHGPEFSSPIPSMPSFTFFTPMPAFEPSEESLCFKTKTLSIDKEPNIRKLILLPDSSPPGQDKGEQKSEVRRGGWAAGTSKSTNLQSKRNNTIGVGELDHLDLISTVAAVSRWASCTQIPSATSLLPSLVC, from the exons ATGGGCAGTCGGGACATGACTCTGACTCACCCttttaaatgttttaaatCTTCAGATATGAGTAACACAATCTTGAATTTGAGCCAGACCGGTAATTTTAGGGAGCGGTATGTTCTTGGAGATCAGCTAGGCTGGGGGAGATTTGGAATTATAAGAGAGTGCTCTGATAAGTTGACGGGCGAAGTTTTGGCTTGCAAGTCTATTTCAAAGGAGAGATTGGTTACAGAGGACGACGTTTGGAGTGTGAAGCTCGAGATTGATATTTTGACTAAGTTATCTGGGCATGAAAATGTTGTGGATCTCAAGGCTGTCTACGAGGAGGAGGATTACGTGCATCTTCTGATGGAACTATGTGCTGGTGGGGAGCTTTTCCATCGGATCGAGCAGCTGGGAAGATTGTCGGAGCATGAGGCACATGTTATCTTCAAGCAGCTGATGGAAGTCCTCATTTATTGTCATGATAAACGCATTGTGCATAGAGATTTGAAACCTGAAAATATCCTATTAGTCTCGAGGTCTTCCTCAACTATCAAATTGGCCGACTTTGGTCTCGCAACACATATCGAACCTG GAAACGCACTGCGTGGGACCGTTGGGAGTCCTTTCTACATTGCTCCCGAGGTTTTGGCCGGAGATTATAATCAAGCCGCTGATGTGTGGAGTGCCGGTGTTATTCTATACATTCTGCTAAGTGGGATCCCTCCTTTTTGGGGGAAAACCAAATCGACCATCTTTGATGCTGTGCGAGCTGCAAACTTGTGTTTCTATTCTGATATTTGGGATCACATTTCGATGTCAGCTAAGGACTTGATTTCAGGAATGCTGTGTCTCGATCCTGCGAAGAGATTAACTGCAGCTCAAGTACTCG CGCACACGTGGACAAAGGATGCTCCTCGGGATACTGATAAACTGTATAGACAAGATATTTTCCAATGTGAACAATCAGAAGTCGGCAGCTCTTCTTTCTCGAACCTTACTATTGCAAGGGATCAGGATCTTAGTTTCTGCAATGGATCGCCACCAGTTGTGAACAGTGAGCACGAAGATTCCCCCACTTTCTCATGCCAGTCATCATTCTATTCAAGTCCGATGAACCAGCGCACACCTTCCTCCAAACGAGATGGCGTTCATTCTGGTAGCTGCTGTGAATCGCACGGACCAGAATTCTCGTCTCCAATTCCTTCAATGCCCAGTTTTACCTTTTTCACCCCTATGCCTGCATTTGAACCAAGCGAAGAATCACTATGTTTCAAGACCAAAACACTTTCAATCGATAAAG AACCAAATATTAGAAAGCTTATCCTACTGCCGGATTCTTCACCACCCGGACAAGACAAAGGGGAGCAGAAGTCCGAAGTCCGTAGGGGAGGATGGGCTGCCGGCACTTCAAAATCTACAAACTTGCAGAGCAAGAGGAACAACACAATCGGAGTTGGTGAACTCGACCATCTGGACCTCATTTCCACCGTTGCTGCAGTTAGCCGTTGGGCGTCCTGCACGCAGATTCCAAGCGCAACATCACTGCTACCTTCACTTGTTTGCTAG
- the LOC125195981 gene encoding calcium-dependent protein kinase 26 isoform X2 — MSNTILNLSQTGNFRERYVLGDQLGWGRFGIIRECSDKLTGEVLACKSISKERLVTEDDVWSVKLEIDILTKLSGHENVVDLKAVYEEEDYVHLLMELCAGGELFHRIEQLGRLSEHEAHVIFKQLMEVLIYCHDKRIVHRDLKPENILLVSRSSSTIKLADFGLATHIEPGNALRGTVGSPFYIAPEVLAGDYNQAADVWSAGVILYILLSGIPPFWGKTKSTIFDAVRAANLCFYSDIWDHISMSAKDLISGMLCLDPAKRLTAAQVLAHTWTKDAPRDTDKLYRQDIFQCEQSEVGSSSFSNLTIARDQDLSFCNGSPPVVNSEHEDSPTFSCQSSFYSSPMNQRTPSSKRDGVHSGSCCESHGPEFSSPIPSMPSFTFFTPMPAFEPSEESLCFKTKTLSIDKEPNIRKLILLPDSSPPGQDKGEQKSEVRRGGWAAGTSKSTNLQSKRNNTIGVGELDHLDLISTVAAVSRWASCTQIPSATSLLPSLVC; from the exons ATGAGTAACACAATCTTGAATTTGAGCCAGACCGGTAATTTTAGGGAGCGGTATGTTCTTGGAGATCAGCTAGGCTGGGGGAGATTTGGAATTATAAGAGAGTGCTCTGATAAGTTGACGGGCGAAGTTTTGGCTTGCAAGTCTATTTCAAAGGAGAGATTGGTTACAGAGGACGACGTTTGGAGTGTGAAGCTCGAGATTGATATTTTGACTAAGTTATCTGGGCATGAAAATGTTGTGGATCTCAAGGCTGTCTACGAGGAGGAGGATTACGTGCATCTTCTGATGGAACTATGTGCTGGTGGGGAGCTTTTCCATCGGATCGAGCAGCTGGGAAGATTGTCGGAGCATGAGGCACATGTTATCTTCAAGCAGCTGATGGAAGTCCTCATTTATTGTCATGATAAACGCATTGTGCATAGAGATTTGAAACCTGAAAATATCCTATTAGTCTCGAGGTCTTCCTCAACTATCAAATTGGCCGACTTTGGTCTCGCAACACATATCGAACCTG GAAACGCACTGCGTGGGACCGTTGGGAGTCCTTTCTACATTGCTCCCGAGGTTTTGGCCGGAGATTATAATCAAGCCGCTGATGTGTGGAGTGCCGGTGTTATTCTATACATTCTGCTAAGTGGGATCCCTCCTTTTTGGGGGAAAACCAAATCGACCATCTTTGATGCTGTGCGAGCTGCAAACTTGTGTTTCTATTCTGATATTTGGGATCACATTTCGATGTCAGCTAAGGACTTGATTTCAGGAATGCTGTGTCTCGATCCTGCGAAGAGATTAACTGCAGCTCAAGTACTCG CGCACACGTGGACAAAGGATGCTCCTCGGGATACTGATAAACTGTATAGACAAGATATTTTCCAATGTGAACAATCAGAAGTCGGCAGCTCTTCTTTCTCGAACCTTACTATTGCAAGGGATCAGGATCTTAGTTTCTGCAATGGATCGCCACCAGTTGTGAACAGTGAGCACGAAGATTCCCCCACTTTCTCATGCCAGTCATCATTCTATTCAAGTCCGATGAACCAGCGCACACCTTCCTCCAAACGAGATGGCGTTCATTCTGGTAGCTGCTGTGAATCGCACGGACCAGAATTCTCGTCTCCAATTCCTTCAATGCCCAGTTTTACCTTTTTCACCCCTATGCCTGCATTTGAACCAAGCGAAGAATCACTATGTTTCAAGACCAAAACACTTTCAATCGATAAAG AACCAAATATTAGAAAGCTTATCCTACTGCCGGATTCTTCACCACCCGGACAAGACAAAGGGGAGCAGAAGTCCGAAGTCCGTAGGGGAGGATGGGCTGCCGGCACTTCAAAATCTACAAACTTGCAGAGCAAGAGGAACAACACAATCGGAGTTGGTGAACTCGACCATCTGGACCTCATTTCCACCGTTGCTGCAGTTAGCCGTTGGGCGTCCTGCACGCAGATTCCAAGCGCAACATCACTGCTACCTTCACTTGTTTGCTAG